In Podarcis muralis chromosome 7, rPodMur119.hap1.1, whole genome shotgun sequence, the genomic stretch GCCGATGCTTGACAAGTTTCTCTTGCAGAGCTATAACTTCCAGAAGTACCTCCAAAGCTTTGGTAAACTGTCCTCCCCGGAGGCAACTATAGGCCTCCTCCAGTTCCGGTCTCACTAAGAAGTCAATAAATATTCTAGATGTCCGGGTGTATTCCATGGAATACAGAAGCCGCAAGTAATCTTGGAAGGCTAACTTCCTCTCGATGATGATTTCGTCTGTGAAGTTCCCCGTCATACACTTCTTGGGAAATGCAATATCCTCcatttcatcataaaactccTTCAGAAGATTCATGTGCAGCTTTTCGAAATCTGAATACCGACGCTCAATCACTGATCTGTTGCTGTCGAAGCTGCCCGTCTGGATGATGAGGATCTGGTACGTCTAGCGGGCAACACACAAATGAAACAATTGAGAAAAGCTTTGGTGGCTCAGGAAGAAGGCTGGCACTACTGAAGCCAGCAGCACCATCAGGACATGGTGCTAATACCATCAGGAGCAGATGCCCAGgcccccactcagcagaatgagcaggagggcccCACAAACTCAGTAGGGCTGCCTTAACTTGTTTTGAAATAGTCTTAAAGAGGGGTAGTtgtggcagcggcgtagcgtgggttgtcagcacctgggacaaggcaagtaatttgcgcaccctaacccctaaccatgGTCATTAATACTGACGGCTCTACTCTGGGGCAAACTTCGTGGTGACTACTGCCCTCCGTGGTGTTGTTTTTGCAATTGAAGGACCCCTGCCTCAAATAAAGCATCTTGGGGATTGGGGACTGGGATTtgccaagggagctgggaattgcagttcagtggCGGGTCAGGGGGAGAGGGTCCCTTCCACGTCTGGGTGCCGTGGGCCCCTTTGCGCCAAGACGCGCGTCTTTGGGCGTCGCGGCGCAGCCTTCTCGGTCTCCCTCCCCGGCCCGGCTAGCCCCGACGCAGCTTCTTTCTGGTACGGGGAGGGGGCTTCTTTCTGGCGCAGGGAGGGGGCGGCTCTGGGGCCAGTGCGTCGGCCGGCCTCCGGCGCGGGTGGGCGGTCTTGGCGCGCAGGCACTAGAGCGCAGGTGGCTCCGGCTGGGCGCTTCATTCGCCGCTGGTGGCGCGTTTGGCGGGCTGCGCGTGTCCAGACAGTGACCCGAGCCTGGGCGGCATGGCGCTTGGTGCCAGAGCCTCCACCCGCAGCGCCCCGTCGGGAGACCCGGCTGGaaggagcctcgagtcagctgtcggacgcggctgaagcagccagggcggcatggcaggcggcggcggctcttcggcgactccggaggcagcgagcgcgcccccccccgaagttgcacccggtgcggccggccccccctgcaccccccacgctacgccactgagttgtGGTGCCCCATTCAGTGCAGATTCTGAACTCTGCAGAAATGATCGTAAATATCCCTGTTtgaaaaggcccatctagtctagcatcctgttctcagtggccaaccagatgcctgcgggaagccagcaagcagtcCAGAATGCAACAGCGCTCTGCCCACtaggatttccagcaactggtgctcagGGACCTACTGCCTCTGACAATTTAGGTATAACGTACAACATGGCCATGGTGGTTCGTAGCTGGTGATAACCTTATTCTCCATGATTTTGTCAAAGCCTGAGGTAGGAAACTGGATTTGGCTAATGGGCTAGAGCTGCTAGACCGTTATCTCTTCCCTCCTGCATCGCAAGCCATGTTTGACAGGTGGTCAGGGAGTGTTATATTGCAGAATGCTTTCCAATGGCATTCTGAAGCCCCCCCCCGCAGAGCACTATTTTTCAGAGTGATGGTTTTTCAGAGCACTTTGCAAGCTGATTGTTGGTTCACACAAAGCTGTGTGCTTTGCAAAGGGTGGATTGGTGGTGCCTGCCAAACCCCTTTTGGCTGAGCCATGCCTCGCACCTGACATCGTATGACATCACTTGTAGAACAGTGGTGTGGTTTGGCCAAAATGTCTCCAAATGTTTTCACCCATACAGGCTTACATTTGCTTACCACATATTTAGAGAAGGGCTTCTCTACAATTCTGGCTGACGGGATTTCGAAAAGGACCTTGACTTCTCTGCAGTTGCGCTTCTCATTCCGCCAGTATTCTTGGAGTTCCTTAGTTGTCATGGAAGAGTTGGGACTTTGGACTCTTTTGTCACCTAAAAGAATGTATATATTTACTGAGTCCTTTTGGGGGTTGGGGAATATGTTCTAAAGTGCTCTAAAGTGTGTGTGCAGCTGTACGCAGACAGATAGATCCTTGGGAAATTGCTTAGGTATGGGTCTGTTTTCAGACATAATAGAAACCTTTCCCCTCATTTGATGACTCCTCCAATATGAAACCATTTCCATAGACAACTGTTTTATTGCACTAAAAGTAGAACATTATAGGGCTACTCCAGAGTTccttggaaagagggattgattgttaaaccactctggtgagagctctgtgagaggaataagggtcctaagggacgcgggtggcgctgtgggtaaaagcctcagcgcctagggcttgcctatcgaaaggtcggcggttcgaatccccgctgcggggtgcgctcccgttgctcggtcccagcgcctgccaacctagcagttcgaaagcacccccgggtgcaagtagataaatagggaccgcttactggcgggaaggtaaacggcgttccgtgtgctgcgctggctcaccagatgcagctttgccacgctggccacgtgacccggaagtgtctgcggacagcgctggcccccggcctcttgagtgagatgggcgcacaaccccagagtctgtcaagactggcccgtacaggcaggggtacctttacctttacctttacctttaacaactctcagcaccagtaacagactacagttcccgggatttttCAGGGAAgaatgtggcctggggagggtcACAATGTCCAGAGTGGTCTGTAGGGACACCAGtggtgctaacttgaataaatcgggcgggggggggcaggtaagccctgccacaCATAATCAATCATTTGACACAGTGCattcacaccatttgaatggcattgcCCATAAACTTTTTTGAGGGGCTGGCCCCCTCATTTATTTTATTGGCTGCTAGGCATTGGCTTCTATGAGGGTCACAATTGGTCTCTGGACCTGAGGTTTCCTCACCCCTGACTTGCAGAGTTACCTGTCCAGGCCTTACCTGAGATGTCAGTGGGTTCTGTCTGCTCCTGGGTTGGCTGAAATGAAGTTAGGGTTTCATAGCCATCTCCTTCATCTGAATGGGCGTCTTCAGCAGACTCGGCTATAACCCCTTGGACTTCCTTCTGATGGTCTTGTAAGCAAAGTTGGCCTTCCTCCATTGCGGAGCTGTCAGAAATAGACagctatttcatttttttaaaaatcaaagttgTTTACAACAAAAATACGTAAATACATAAAAAACCATACAGAAGAAACatattaaaaatttaaaacagacatcaattaaccattgtggGAAGATGCCCTCTTAATTTCCTGCATAGGCCTGATGgagtagaaaagttttcagcaggcattttaaagttAAAACGGAAGGTGTGTGTTGAATCTCTGTTTGCAGAGTATTCCACATTACTGAACTGATGACCCTAAAGACACAGTTTCTGGTTGTTGTCAACCGAATCTCACCAACTCGAGAAATGATCAATGATGCTCCTGCAGATTATCTCAGTGATGGAGCTGGGATATAAGGCTTCAGGCGAATCACGTGTACTTTCCCACTTGTCTGTGCCCTACGCCATCTCTGGGCCCCATAAAAATCTTCCCTAAAAATGGGTCTCTACATACACCTTCACACATCTCTCTATCTTCAGTGCAGGCAAGCAAAGGGACCTCTTCTGACACTTGTTTTCAGGGCCCACCCTACTCCTGTTACTGTACTCTTAACTTTTAAATTCAGATTTTCAGAGTGTCACAATCCCCCCCTGGGacttgctggtgaagggcaggcaattAACTGAATTGTCATCATTtcgttttttaaatgattttatatTTCAGGTAGCAAAATATACCCAAACAAGGAAAACGGAGCTTAGTAATTGtacagagaagaaaagaaaagtagcaGCTGGACGAATGTAGCTACCAAACGTAAGTCTGTCATAAgtctgcctctggccccatccaccactAGTATGTGACCCACAAGGTAACGCAGCCCCTGAATTGAAAAAGGGTTCCCTATCCCGGAGTATAGAGAGTGGAGGCAGATTCCTGCCTCTGTGAGCAAACCCAGGCGAAGACTTATATAGAAAAGAGCAAGAGAGGGTGGCACCACTCCCCTAGGTGTGCGAATCATGACAGCTTGTTGTTATAAATGTGCCTCCGTATGGTGGAACGCAGAGACAGCCACCTACGTCTCTTCCCCTGACATGTAACACAACATCAAACTGTCATTGTGAGTTAACTAAGCAAACTGGGACCAggtcccctcctcccccaaagcCACTTCAGATGAAAAACGAGCCATTTTTAAAAGTAGGTTTCACGTTCGAGCCTTCAACCTTTCATAGCCGCAGTCGGCCGCCGAACCGGTGACATGCTAGTAATTGCAATAGTTCAAATAGCTAAGCCCACGTTTCCGAAGGTGTTCAAAAGCAGCATGAATAAAGAGCCTGTCGTTTTGGCATAGGTGGCACATtaatggagggaggggaaatcaaTGCAAACAATCAGCTTTAAACTTGCAAAAGCAGCAGCTTCCACAAATGGTCATTAACAAGAATTTCACCTTTAAGAGGTGAAAAAAAAGCAGTTAGCCTACTAACTTGCGGaccatttttttctctccctttcctcccacCTCCTGCTCATTAATGTTCACACTTGCAATCATCTCTAAAGTAATCTATGTATCCTAGTGTAGCCTCACATTCTAGAGTTCTGGATCAGACTCCATGGTTCCGTGGGTGTgggcagggaggcagctgcccccctaaagtaagtaaataaaaaataattaactgATCAGTTGCGTCAGTTCTGCCCTCCCTAACATAAAGCCTGCACCCATTAAAATAAATCTTGGTTACAACCATGCAAGGTTCTACGTTGCCCACTATCCAGAGGACAGCCAGACATTTCTGGAAAGCCCCTGCTTGAGCTCTTTACTGACAGCAGTTCCTGGTTGGCAGGAACCCTGAACACAAAGCTGGTTCAAAGTTCTTTTGGGGTGGCACCTTCAGGGGCCCCTTTTTGAGTCAGTTTGCCCCTTCCTTGCCACTGTGTTCAGCTGCTCTCCTCCTCTGCCACACTGTTTCTGCCATCTTGCTCTTCCCAGACATGGCCAGAGAGCAAGCAAGGACTGCTCAATTATTCAGTGATCTAGCTACGAAAGGAATTAATAAAAGGCAGAaacccacccagccacccacacccctctccccatatatatatatatctatcacaCATTTCTGTAACAAATACCTAACTAATTTTACTAACTGCTACTTGGCCACCCACAGATCACAGACATAAAATACTGACCTGGTTAATAATCTAGAAATTGTTTCCTTGACAATGGTTTTTAGAGTCTCCAGAACTTCATGGCAGCTGCGTTTCTGCTTTCTCAAAATGTCCAAAAGTACCAAGTTTCACTTTACATCTCATCAGCCAACTTCTCTTTTTTACTGTACCAAAGAAGGAAGCTGTGTTTGGACTTCCTGGTTCAGTTTATTTGCTGCTTGTCGAGAAGGCGCTTGCTGCAGTAATGAAACCAGGAGAGAAGCTTCAGTGTGTGCTGTTCCACATATTCTGTGTTTAAGAGAGATGGTGCCTGTTTTCTTGCTCTGCATTGGAATAGGGGACTAGTGTGCCCCTCCCCCCGTTATGTCTCTATTAGCACAATTAGTTTCCCTGCTAATTACATTAATATGATGAGCCAAACATGGCCTGTCCCACGTGAAAACTAGGCAAGCAAATAGTACTACAATCCACGGAGCCCAATTAAATACATAAAAGCAGGAAATGGGAAGCTTTTTTTAGTCTGGGAGCTgctttcccttctgggcaactttctgaggGTCATGTGCCAGGGATTGGTGGGGCCAGAGAGAAAAGTGGGTAGGGCAAcaaatcatcattattttttaaccTTTCATACAGGTGAGTTTCTCCATACTTTCACATTCCTCTTTCtgccctccatccagacaagcaaaaggcattctCAAAGTACAGGCACGGATggagtccagccaggcaaaagcactcaaggtgtGAAGCAAGGataggtgaggggtgtggcctggagggaaggggtgtggcctaaggAGAGCTCCAAGGAGCAGTTACAGGACGCTGCAGGGCTGCTTCTGACCTCCAGGCCTGagattccctgctcctctttTAATCCTTCTACAGTGCAATTGTAAGAATGTTCTATAGGACCAGAGGCATTGTGcatccatggaggagaggaccttttcagtggtggccctcaACACTGAATTATTTTTGGCACCAGTTGATTTTATTTGCccgggttttaaaaaaaacattttccataTTATTTGAGCTGGTTGAACAGTTTTAGACCACTTCTGGACTGCTGCCATTTTGTGAGCAGGCTTCAATTGCATAATGTCAAATTGAGGTTGCATAATTAAAATGGGTTTGGGACTCTTATGCAACAAacctactttttttggggggggggaatggtcctTTTTCTGGGGTGGAAAGTGTCAGAATatgtactggaaagtgtgggataatgatTGCTTGATGCATGCTCACTAAATTACCAGTGTCTTACAAGCTTCtgcaaattttgtgcaaacaaattattattattattattaaattattatttattaaatttgtataccgccctttacctgaagatcacagggcagttcacagcataaaaatacaaaataagaacaggaaatacataataaaacaaaaacaaacaaaccagtaaccccccccccctcaaacacattttaaagcccatagaatgtttaatcagccaaagtcctggttatagagaaacattttcagctggtgcctaaagatatgtaatgaaggtgccaggtgagcctccctggggagagcattcaacaaTGAATGCTTAATATGAATGTTGCCTGGATTCACCCTTAGTGTATCACTGCTCGGAATTTATTGTGGTTTGATTCTTATTATTGTATTCTTTAATACTGGGTTGATACTtggtatttttatatattatctcagttggcatctgtcttggtTTTAAATTTTTGTATGTATGTGCTGTTGTTCTAAACTGGTTTTTATATTtcaatagttttttaaaaatacgattttatatatgcagttgtttTAACTGAATTTGTTTTAACTGCATATATgtaacagttttaaaaatatgttgtttTATCGTAAATCACTTTGGGGTGcttcatgggaagtgattcataaatattattattattattgttgctgttattattattattattattattattattattattattattattaccaccactcTGAAATCCATGCTTATTtcaacataaataaacatttacacaGATGTAACTCTTACTTCAGTGGAGTTTTCTCTAGGATGTGTGCAGCCCTAGAGTACTAGACCCAGACTAAAGGCCAAACTTAacacagaatttatttattttcctttcctcctccttggagTTCTTCGTCGGGAGTTTTGTGTTTGATCCTGCTTGCTGTTTGCCACTCAACGAGCGTGCCGGTGGCATGCCATCTGAAACTTATCCTAAATCTGCCAATGGATATGTAACCAAGAAGGAATATTTCCAGGCTGCACAAAGCCCCCTTGATCTCTAAAGCAAAAGGAAACGGAGGAGCAAAgaatctcctttttcttcttttcactgTACTCAGCAATTTGAAGGCTCAATGGCTTGGTTATTGCCTGATAAGCAGGTCACTGTTAAAATAAGCTCTACAGATGTGTGAGCAGACAGTTCCTCAACTATAAATATAATTTTCAAACGGCTTCCTGTCAAAAACCACAAAAAGGGGTGGTAGAAATCTTCTCGATGATCACAACCGCAATGAGGTCGATCGGTGAAAGAAAATGCGGATTAGAAATGGGTTAGTGTAATAACAGAAGACTGATGAGTACCAATTTACTGTTCGGATTTATGAAAAATTAATTTCCTCCAAGAACTTTGTTTATATAGGACGTACAATTTAAACcttatttttaaatttcaaaaaGTGGATGCTTTTTTTTTAGTGGCTACGGCTTGAAGCATGTTTAAGCAGTTCCCAAGATACCTGCTTAGAAAGATTATGGGACGATCGCTCTCCCcacatatgtaaaaacatttcTTCTAAAGAGATCAAAGTGGCACACAGAATGGCACACAAAGTGGCATTCTTCTTCCccgttttatcttcacaacaaccctgtgatgtaggttaggctgagagactgactggcccaaggccacccagtgagtttcatggctgaaacctgctctcccaggtcccggTCTgacatttataaatatttatactcTGAATAGAATTTAATTGAGCCATCCCACTGTGTTTTAGGTATTGTATCAATGCTTCAATTTCTAGCACAATATATCGTAAAAGGACACGTTAAATAAAGAAAATCTCGGGCATTGTTGGTAAAGTCCTAGTCTGTCACTGCCACTATTCTATTTCACACTTATTTTTTGCTGCATTCCCCCCGCTGTTCTTCTGCTAATGTTGCTCATACCATCTTAACACAATGCAAAATTAAACAGAGAAGCCTTATTACAGAAGCTGCCCTGCAATAGTGAACAATTTAAGTGCTAGAAACCAGTTATAGTGTCTCAAAGCAACATGAAAACCACAAGCTAGAGTGCTGGCCACCAACTCAGGTGACTTTAAAAGATTCTGGGTTGTTTCATCCCATGCTAGTCTAGACCTACTCAGCAGGTGCACTGAAGTTAGTGCACATCAGCATATGACAAACTGAGGTGTATTCTTTTCAACGAGTCTACTGTTAATATTTTGTCTCCGACTATCAGTTGCTGAGATTCACAGGAGCCATCTTCTGAAGAACATTGAGGGACCCCGATGTGACATCTTGAAGTTGCACTACGTCCTGACACTGCTCCACGCCCACCTCTGCATTTGACTGCAACAGGGTGTGTGTGCGGATCCCTCAAAaaaagattgagggggcccaaaGGGCCTTAGCCCCCTGGACCTGGTGCctatgctgggaattgtaagtgGGAAGAATGCTGCCCAggtcttgcttgtgagcttcccatag encodes the following:
- the SNX20 gene encoding sorting nexin-20; the protein is MEEGQLCLQDHQKEVQGVIAESAEDAHSDEGDGYETLTSFQPTQEQTEPTDISGDKRVQSPNSSMTTKELQEYWRNEKRNCREVKVLFEIPSARIVEKPFSKYVTYQILIIQTGSFDSNRSVIERRYSDFEKLHMNLLKEFYDEMEDIAFPKKCMTGNFTDEIIIERKLAFQDYLRLLYSMEYTRTSRIFIDFLVRPELEEAYSCLRGGQFTKALEVLLEVIALQEKLVKHRPTLLVPTLCAIVVCHKDLENSRGAYEFGEKALLRLEKHPGHRYYMPLLETMISLAYELGKDFLYFQEKMEERKAKKRLTKMVSLKELAVQEYID